One stretch of Brevibacillus laterosporus DNA includes these proteins:
- a CDS encoding histidine kinase, with the protein MDKGIDISLLDGVIKKTIRTVEMSKEQIFQIAESARSESNAIKKEIVEIRQVLTEVIQNVDNLELQSRRSRSRLVQVSRNFQSFTETDIRAAYEEAHNIQIELSLMRERENNLKKRRDELELRLRNILETITRAEGLLSQISVVHSFLAGDLSKVEEALESAKQHQLMGLKIIQAQEEERKRVAREIHDGPAQSMANVVLRTEIVEKMLKNEAMQDAQQELISLKEIVRMSLADVRKIIFDLRPMALDDLGLIPTLQKYIQTFEDRSKLHIDLIVFGKEHKLESSFKAAAFRLVQECLNNVYKHAKANFVQIKVEFQLENMFIVVKDDGIGFNVSEVSKKGQSFGIMGMKERCQLLNGRIGITSNNLEGTKVVFQIPLQPTSVSKSTGK; encoded by the coding sequence ATGGATAAAGGCATTGATATCAGCCTTCTAGATGGGGTCATAAAAAAAACGATTCGAACGGTTGAAATGAGCAAAGAACAAATATTTCAAATTGCAGAAAGTGCCCGTTCTGAGAGTAATGCAATCAAGAAAGAGATTGTTGAAATTCGGCAAGTATTAACAGAAGTGATCCAGAATGTTGATAATTTAGAGTTACAGTCCCGTCGATCAAGGTCGAGATTGGTGCAAGTAAGCCGCAATTTTCAAAGCTTTACTGAAACAGATATTCGCGCAGCTTATGAAGAGGCGCATAATATTCAAATAGAGCTATCCTTGATGCGTGAGCGAGAAAACAATTTAAAGAAACGCCGTGATGAACTAGAGCTTCGTCTGCGGAATATTCTAGAGACAATTACTAGAGCAGAAGGGTTATTAAGTCAGATCAGCGTGGTTCACAGCTTTTTAGCAGGGGATTTGTCCAAAGTGGAGGAAGCTCTGGAGTCTGCCAAGCAGCACCAACTTATGGGATTGAAAATTATTCAAGCCCAGGAGGAGGAACGTAAACGGGTAGCCCGGGAAATCCATGATGGACCTGCACAATCCATGGCTAATGTAGTATTGCGTACAGAAATCGTAGAAAAGATGTTGAAAAATGAAGCGATGCAGGATGCTCAACAGGAGTTAATTAGCTTAAAAGAGATTGTAAGAATGAGTTTAGCAGATGTTAGAAAAATCATTTTTGACTTGAGGCCAATGGCTTTAGACGACTTAGGACTCATTCCAACTTTGCAAAAGTATATACAAACCTTTGAGGATCGTAGTAAATTACATATTGACCTAATAGTTTTTGGCAAAGAACACAAGTTGGAAAGTTCATTTAAGGCGGCAGCTTTCCGCTTGGTTCAGGAATGCCTAAACAATGTGTACAAGCATGCGAAAGCTAATTTTGTTCAAATAAAAGTTGAGTTTCAGCTGGAAAACATGTTTATTGTCGTAAAAGATGATGGAATTGGATTTAATGTGAGTGAAGTCAGTAAAAAAGGTCAATCGTTCGGAATAATGGGAATGAAAGAACGATGCCAATTACTGAATGGCAGAATCGGCATTACGTCCAATAACCTTGAAGGGACTAAAGTGGTGTTTCAAATACCGCTACAGCCTACGTCAGTATCCAAAAGTACCGGCAAATAG
- a CDS encoding ComF family protein: MMQQCLVCKNVIQVGKKTRELILHLSKHVPAFFYPKGFYQLMQLLLCDKCVPEVILLMKYLCKICGRSCEGKDGLCRDCSRERQDLNGNRSVIQYNEWAKELIRQWKYHGDERLNSICTAFILLGYQFHYGPGRKIDVISYVPMHGSRLQERGFNQAQVLAEYVGYHQHIPCVPLWERQKETKKQSKQKGRAARFVSMQDAFVIHSSLQSTDLSSHPFSFPQNKIKWRVLIVDDIFTTGATIEACAKVLSYYAKKQNLQISIFSLTLAR, from the coding sequence ATAATGCAGCAATGTCTGGTCTGTAAAAATGTAATTCAAGTCGGTAAAAAAACAAGGGAATTAATTCTCCATCTATCAAAACATGTGCCTGCCTTCTTTTATCCAAAAGGCTTTTATCAACTGATGCAGTTGCTTTTATGCGATAAATGTGTGCCAGAGGTTATACTTCTGATGAAATATCTTTGTAAAATTTGTGGAAGATCATGTGAAGGAAAGGATGGTCTATGCAGAGACTGTAGTCGGGAAAGGCAAGATTTGAATGGCAATCGAAGTGTGATCCAGTATAACGAATGGGCAAAAGAACTAATTAGACAGTGGAAATATCATGGGGACGAGCGATTGAATTCCATCTGTACAGCATTTATTTTATTAGGTTATCAGTTTCATTATGGGCCGGGGAGAAAAATTGATGTCATTAGTTATGTTCCGATGCACGGGAGTCGGTTGCAGGAACGGGGATTTAATCAAGCACAGGTATTGGCAGAATACGTGGGATATCATCAACACATTCCGTGTGTTCCGTTATGGGAGCGCCAAAAGGAAACTAAAAAACAGAGCAAGCAAAAAGGAAGAGCGGCACGTTTTGTAAGTATGCAGGATGCATTTGTTATTCATTCTAGTTTGCAAAGCACTGATCTGTCTTCTCATCCATTTTCTTTTCCTCAGAACAAGATAAAATGGCGAGTATTAATAGTGGATGATATTTTTACAACTGGGGCAACGATTGAAGCATGTGCTAAGGTACTTTCGTACTACGCTAAAAAACAAAATCTTCAGATATCCATTTTCAGTCTGACATTAGCCCGTTAA
- a CDS encoding DNA-binding response regulator, translating into MEKLLDEIKIVLVDDHQLFREGVKRILDMESGFKVVGEGSDGMEAPKLVAEYRPDVLLMDINMPNVNGVAAAEEVVKISPETKVIILSIHDDEGYVYRTLRSGASGYLLKDMGTSELVEAVRVVAQGGAYIHPKVTGKLIDEFRRLSEQEESMDRSITFEESPVMDPRIIESLTRREREVLQLMAEGKSNRMIGEYLFISEKTVKNHVSSILQKLNVQDRTQAVVISIKNGWVKL; encoded by the coding sequence GTGGAAAAATTGTTGGATGAAATTAAAATCGTATTAGTAGACGATCATCAATTGTTTCGTGAAGGCGTAAAGAGAATACTTGATATGGAATCTGGTTTCAAAGTGGTGGGTGAGGGCTCCGATGGAATGGAGGCTCCCAAGCTAGTGGCAGAATATAGACCAGATGTTTTATTGATGGATATTAATATGCCAAATGTAAACGGTGTTGCGGCTGCAGAAGAAGTAGTGAAAATTAGCCCAGAAACAAAGGTCATCATTTTGTCCATTCATGATGACGAAGGATATGTCTACCGCACGCTGCGTTCTGGAGCATCCGGTTATTTATTAAAAGATATGGGTACTTCTGAATTGGTAGAAGCAGTACGCGTGGTGGCCCAAGGTGGGGCCTATATCCATCCGAAAGTGACCGGCAAATTAATTGATGAATTCCGTCGTTTAAGTGAACAGGAAGAATCAATGGATCGTAGCATTACGTTCGAAGAGTCACCGGTGATGGACCCACGTATTATTGAGTCTTTGACACGCCGTGAACGTGAAGTACTGCAATTAATGGCAGAAGGAAAAAGCAATCGAATGATTGGTGAATATTTATTCATTAGTGAAAAGACGGTTAAAAATCATGTTAGCAGTATTTTACAAAAGCTAAATGTACAAGATCGTACCCAAGCTGTGGTTATTTCGATTAAGAATGGCTGGGTAAAGTTGTAA
- a CDS encoding DEAD/DEAH box helicase, with product MHEYVLYLKEDGHSVLAYITPCFQVDRQFWKEQNGRRLHIIGKSKSLALIFAIRDRVNQKITQQLADGRLLPSTLKQVRSLAEGYTKEANRLYVRETGGNQSYGRSYVFSFEEIEEAMQIDKSRVLEKGNAIEFLVGGNQWTHQLFFKLQGRALLFDEVKRLCFQEDNVTRNDLDILIMSLQWLVLQGKAEWRPSITLELQQSWWQRRLSYHCERCNGVEEIERTICENCQQLCSYCYSCLSMGRCKCCVPLICVPADFSSHSDSHVKQLGNSEAFLRWNGQFSKRQAIVAKKVREFVFSKERRFLIWAVCGAGKTELVFPAIDAELARGGTVCIATPRKDVVLELAPRLQKVFPSISVVAIHGSSQQKWEQSRLIISTTHQMLRCYQRFSLIVVDEVDAYPYHRNEMLYHAVKRSLTPHGKVLYLSATPPDYLQKELVAAQAGRRLFPSPKRLLLTSSTHAILPARFHGHPLPIPTKLIKNKLHRSIHLLQPIASLLLFLRNSIQTQRQVFIFVSRIEQIPFVLAYVQHFFPNMREKVEGVHASDPTREHKVRAFREQVYMILITTTILERGVTIPRSDCIVLEADAAIFDEASLVQVAGRVGRSSDSPDGQILYLMNKKANSPNQAIKHIKRMNNLAEETAAMVE from the coding sequence ATGCATGAATATGTACTTTATTTAAAAGAAGATGGACATTCTGTCTTAGCATATATTACTCCGTGTTTCCAGGTAGACAGGCAATTTTGGAAAGAGCAGAACGGACGAAGATTGCACATCATTGGCAAAAGTAAATCACTTGCTTTAATTTTTGCGATAAGGGATAGGGTGAACCAAAAGATTACACAGCAACTAGCTGATGGAAGGCTCCTTCCTAGTACACTCAAACAAGTACGTTCGTTGGCTGAAGGATACACGAAAGAGGCAAATCGCTTATATGTAAGGGAAACGGGTGGAAACCAGTCGTACGGGCGATCTTATGTGTTTAGCTTTGAAGAGATAGAAGAAGCAATGCAGATTGATAAGTCTAGAGTGCTAGAAAAAGGGAATGCAATAGAGTTCCTTGTAGGAGGCAATCAGTGGACGCACCAACTATTTTTTAAACTACAAGGTAGGGCGTTATTATTTGATGAAGTTAAGAGGCTATGTTTTCAAGAAGACAATGTGACCAGAAATGATCTAGACATCCTTATTATGTCTTTGCAATGGCTAGTTCTACAGGGAAAAGCAGAGTGGCGCCCTAGTATCACTCTTGAACTACAGCAGTCCTGGTGGCAACGCCGATTGTCTTATCATTGTGAGCGATGCAATGGTGTAGAGGAGATTGAGCGGACAATCTGCGAGAACTGTCAACAACTATGCTCCTACTGCTACAGTTGTCTCTCTATGGGAAGGTGCAAGTGCTGTGTTCCACTTATATGTGTACCTGCCGATTTTTCAAGTCACTCAGACTCGCACGTTAAACAACTTGGTAATTCCGAAGCCTTCTTGCGGTGGAATGGACAATTCTCTAAAAGACAAGCGATTGTAGCCAAAAAGGTAAGGGAGTTCGTCTTTTCCAAAGAACGGAGGTTCCTTATTTGGGCCGTATGTGGAGCAGGGAAAACGGAGCTTGTATTTCCTGCTATTGATGCAGAGTTGGCTCGTGGAGGGACCGTTTGTATTGCCACTCCTAGAAAAGACGTAGTTTTGGAATTAGCACCACGTTTACAAAAAGTATTCCCGTCTATTTCAGTGGTAGCTATCCATGGTAGCAGTCAGCAAAAATGGGAGCAAAGCCGTTTAATTATTTCGACTACACATCAGATGCTACGGTGTTACCAGCGTTTTTCTTTGATAGTAGTAGACGAGGTAGACGCTTACCCTTATCATCGCAATGAGATGCTGTATCATGCTGTGAAACGCTCACTAACGCCTCACGGAAAGGTTTTATATCTAAGTGCAACACCCCCAGATTATTTACAGAAAGAGTTAGTGGCAGCACAAGCGGGCAGACGACTTTTCCCTTCGCCTAAAAGGCTGTTGCTTACTTCATCCACTCATGCTATTTTGCCAGCTAGATTTCATGGACATCCACTCCCGATTCCAACAAAGCTTATCAAAAACAAACTGCATCGTAGTATTCATTTATTGCAACCGATTGCTTCTTTATTACTTTTTTTGCGAAATAGTATACAGACACAAAGACAAGTCTTTATATTTGTGTCGCGTATTGAGCAAATTCCTTTTGTGCTCGCTTATGTTCAGCACTTCTTTCCGAATATGAGAGAGAAAGTAGAGGGGGTACATGCTTCTGATCCTACCCGGGAACATAAGGTGCGTGCTTTTCGTGAACAGGTGTACATGATCTTAATAACTACTACTATTCTAGAGCGAGGCGTAACCATCCCCCGTAGTGATTGTATTGTGCTGGAGGCAGATGCTGCTATTTTTGATGAAGCTTCTCTTGTCCAGGTAGCAGGGAGAGTAGGACGTTCCAGTGACTCGCCAGATGGGCAGATTCTCTATCTGATGAATAAGAAAGCAAATAGCCCTAACCAAGCCATCAAACATATTAAGAGAATGAATAACTTGGCGGAAGAGACAGCTGCGATGGTAGAATGA